The Ancylomarina subtilis DNA segment CAACTCGCATGCTTTTGCTACGCTTAGTATCAAGTTTTATTATTGGAGGCTTGCTCAATTTCATTCTGCCAGGCTCTCCCTCAGACGGTGCTTTCGCTTATCAGACTCAGAGCGATAATTTGACTCAAGTCATCATCGCGTGGCTACCACAAATTGGTGCCACTCTACTTAAAATTGTTATTTTGGTTAATGCCCTACTCATCGTACAGCGTTGTATGGAGGAGTTCGGTATCTTAAAATATCTGACCAAGCCTCTTTCTCCTTTTATGAAATTGATGGGCTTACCCAAGGAATCTTCTTTCCTATGGATGGTTGGGAATACCATTGGCCTTGCATATGGTTCTGCCGTGATGCTTCAAAAAGTTGAAGAAGGGCAACTCAAACCCAAAGAATGCGATCTTCTCAATCATCATTTAGCCATATCCCATTCACAACTGGAAGATCCTCTTCTATTTTTAAGTTTGGGCTACTCTATTCCTGTTCTTATCATTCCTCGCGTTTTGTTTGCCATTATTGTAGTTTGGCTGAGAAGAATTGAGAATGCCTTAAAGGAAAAAAAACAGAAAACTGTAAAAATAGCCTATTAAAGCACAGTATTTAACAGTATTAAATCGCAATAATCATCGAAAAGTTTAAAAATATGGGGTTGATTTAATTTTGATGATGTTTTCAAGAAAAATTTACCCCTTTTAACTAATCACATTGTAAAAAATGACGTTTTGTATGGGGGTCCATCAAAATTAGGGTCATTTCAGGAAATTACATATAAAGCTGAAAGATCACCTTATCTCCAACAGGGATATTAGCAACTAATTGTACTGCTTCTATACTCCACTACCATTGAAAAGGGGGGCTAAGCGAAAAATTCATTTTTTTGAAGATAAATCTCTTCGAAACAGGATGCTGTACAACAGTAAATCTCACCTCATCCAGCTAGTCATAAAACAAGCTTAAACCCAATAAAAACAAGGCTTTCAGAACAAAAACATGTTAGTGCCAAAATCCAGGGTTCTGCTTGGAAAGCAAGGGATATCTCTTCTATTTTAGCAATTGAAAACAAGACTGAGATGCGAGCATGCAATCGTTATAACTCATACCTATTATTTAATGAGTCATTAATGCAAATTGCCAACATCAGACAAATCTTAAAACACAAACATTAAATAAATAATTACGTCATGACAAATGCTTCAGTTGCTTTGAACCCAAACAAATTGGTTCAGTACTTACAAAAAATGCCAAATGAATTCACCAAAGAGGATTTGATTCGATATATCGAGGAGAATGGCATTCAGATGATCAACTTCCGTTACGTTGCCAACGACGGTAAATTAAAAACATTAAACTTTATTATAACTGACCGCAACCACCTTGACAATATATTGAGTACTGGTGAGCGCGTTGACGGGTCAAGCCTTTTCCCATTTATCGAAGCAGGATCGAGTGACCTTTATGTAATTCCTCGTTTCAAAACAGCTTTCGTAAACCCATTTTCAGAGATTCCAACATTGGATATTCTATGTTCTTTCTATACTGCTCAGGGCGAACCATTAGAGAGTGCTCCTGAATACATTCTTAAGAAAGCTCACGATTGTTTCAAAGAAAAAACAGGCATGACTTTTAAAGCCATGGGTGAGTTGGAGTACTACATTAAGAGTGCTAAAGCTGAACTATATCCTGGTGAAGACCAAAAAGGCTACCACGATTCACAGCCATTTACTCAGTGGGAAAACCTACGTCGCGAAGCGATGGTTCTTATTGCTCAATGTGGTGGTAAAATCAAATATGGCCACTCAGAGGTGGGTAACTTTATTCTTCGCGAAGATGGTTACGAACAACACGAAATTGAATTCATACCTGTTGAGGCAGAAGATGCTGTTGATCAATTATTAATTGGTAAATGGATCGTTCGTATGTTGGCAGCCCGCGAAGGTGCATTGGTAAGCTGGGCTCCCAAAATCACAGTAGGGAAAGCCGGTTCTGGTCTTCATATTCACATGATGCTTGAAAAAGATGGCAAAAACCTATGTGT contains these protein-coding regions:
- a CDS encoding nucleoside recognition protein; translation: MKDFNNRLLTCVKQALPAGLKTSLWLIKLTLPVSFAVLLLNYFGLLVIMAEYTSPVFRIIGLPGVAALVLITSIFTNIYSVVAVLTTLALPVRDGTILAVMCLISHGFLIETAILKKTGSSATRMLLLRLVSSFIIGGLLNFILPGSPSDGAFAYQTQSDNLTQVIIAWLPQIGATLLKIVILVNALLIVQRCMEEFGILKYLTKPLSPFMKLMGLPKESSFLWMVGNTIGLAYGSAVMLQKVEEGQLKPKECDLLNHHLAISHSQLEDPLLFLSLGYSIPVLIIPRVLFAIIVVWLRRIENALKEKKQKTVKIAY
- a CDS encoding glutamine synthetase family protein, yielding MTNASVALNPNKLVQYLQKMPNEFTKEDLIRYIEENGIQMINFRYVANDGKLKTLNFIITDRNHLDNILSTGERVDGSSLFPFIEAGSSDLYVIPRFKTAFVNPFSEIPTLDILCSFYTAQGEPLESAPEYILKKAHDCFKEKTGMTFKAMGELEYYIKSAKAELYPGEDQKGYHDSQPFTQWENLRREAMVLIAQCGGKIKYGHSEVGNFILREDGYEQHEIEFIPVEAEDAVDQLLIGKWIVRMLAAREGALVSWAPKITVGKAGSGLHIHMMLEKDGKNLCVENGKLSDIAKKGIAGIMDLAGPLTAFGNTIPTSYLRLVPHQEAPTYVCWGDRNRSVLVRVPLGWLGSKDMVKEVNPQQQADTRDFSSKQTFEFRVPDGSADIYMLVAGLIVAVQHGLESEDSLEKAEALYADMDIFSSNFSEKLEKLEQLPTCCYESADSLLAKREVFENNNIFPAGSIDAVAAGLKAYNDHGLNDRILGHHQEIMAIVDKYIHCM